One genomic segment of Fimbriimonadaceae bacterium includes these proteins:
- a CDS encoding sigma-70 family RNA polymerase sigma factor — protein MVDAKMLSIPIDPAALELHWVARCREGDETALGYLIDRHRQRLVRTATNLLRDRHEAEDVAQEAFLKAFRELGRLREDRAFSGYLYRICVRLCMDRLRLKRAEPAELEAVQPHEGGSVENRVVIEKVLNQLPYDLRTTLVLREIEQLSYEEVADVMRVPIGTVRSRLHTARERFRVLWLEAMAE, from the coding sequence ATGGTCGATGCAAAAATGCTCTCCATACCGATTGATCCCGCGGCCCTCGAGCTGCACTGGGTCGCCCGTTGCCGCGAAGGCGACGAAACGGCGCTTGGTTACCTGATCGATCGGCACCGCCAGCGCCTCGTGCGCACGGCGACCAACCTCTTGCGCGATCGCCACGAGGCGGAAGATGTCGCCCAAGAGGCGTTTCTGAAGGCTTTCCGGGAACTGGGGCGCCTTCGTGAAGACCGCGCGTTCTCGGGCTACTTGTATCGCATCTGCGTCCGACTCTGCATGGATCGCCTGCGCCTGAAGCGGGCTGAACCCGCCGAGTTGGAGGCCGTCCAGCCCCACGAGGGTGGAAGCGTCGAAAACCGGGTCGTGATCGAGAAGGTGCTCAATCAGTTGCCTTACGATTTGCGAACGACCCTGGTGTTGCGCGAGATCGAGCAGCTTTCCTACGAGGAAGTGGCGGACGTGATGCGCGTTCCGATCGGGACCGTGCGTTCGAGGCTCCACACCGCGCGCGAGCGTTTTCGCGTGCTCTGGCTGGAGGCCATGGCCGAGTGA
- a CDS encoding HD domain-containing protein: MNPSTRSTIEELAQRRVSLVEELPHNPSGLEWCAQHTRICDAVVRVVFEGVCEAVQGVSKIAVVATGGYGRSELAPYSDIDLTVVPGDESDKGIDAFVRSLFTDLHEAFGSMLKLEVGYAFRLVNDAAGLDAQSRTGLLDARRIAGASEPIDRLLEVLWESMPAGQFLLAKIRERNAAFKRYHDTPLVVEPHLKEGAGGMRCFQCANWIRAAIGERPALPTRAYEHVVRFRNLLHAAAGKKQDLLTRQRQAEIADTLGQDLYAMMSALVDSASSLHLEYQRAVDSLAHSRFWVSPGVLAVRGEARVSGDATMSEAAAGVAIATQLGLEVSDLPTLAKDEVNGAEARYAVCSGEATLRNLERCGLLMRILPELARCRVVMPRDATHAFTVYEHTIRVVRSLASLAPGSFLGDLMDGLHDPQPLLLAALLHDVGKIDESRPHAETGEAIAREVCARWEVADDDTETVAWLVGQHLLMSLFLRMRDIQNPQTALEFAAHVKDRERLDMLTLLTWADTRSVGEGVWTAAQEHMLEELHTRVVQVLDGDAPSAPDPAMYRRRLLRELRHEDIPESEVKEFVESLPAHYLISTPPEVVRLHIGFERRARSGESIVSFHHEPELGSTELTVCAPDAAGLLSKVLGVLYAFDVSLHGIRASTTRTDKPVAVDQFATSFGERPIPPGTCRELAVSLKRVIEGEEDVSELLRRRGKDPERLQRSFTFTYLPGTPGIMEVRAPRGKGMAYRFCNLITKAGWNIVSARVGQWAGRGAAAFYILGPEDRELSREEVEAVVGRQV, translated from the coding sequence ATGAACCCCTCCACCCGGTCCACCATCGAGGAACTCGCCCAGCGACGGGTCTCGCTGGTGGAGGAGTTGCCGCACAATCCCTCCGGTCTCGAGTGGTGCGCGCAGCACACGCGCATCTGCGACGCGGTCGTACGCGTCGTATTCGAGGGGGTTTGCGAGGCGGTCCAAGGCGTCTCCAAGATCGCGGTGGTGGCGACGGGAGGCTACGGAAGGTCCGAGCTCGCGCCGTACTCCGACATCGACCTCACCGTCGTCCCCGGAGACGAGTCGGACAAGGGGATCGACGCGTTCGTCCGGAGTCTGTTCACGGACCTTCACGAGGCGTTCGGCAGCATGCTGAAACTCGAGGTGGGCTATGCGTTCCGCCTGGTGAACGACGCTGCGGGCCTCGACGCCCAGTCGAGGACCGGATTGTTGGACGCCCGCCGCATCGCGGGGGCTTCGGAGCCGATCGACCGGCTGCTCGAAGTGCTGTGGGAGAGCATGCCCGCGGGGCAGTTCCTGCTCGCCAAGATCCGCGAGCGGAACGCGGCCTTCAAGCGCTACCACGACACGCCGCTGGTGGTGGAGCCGCATTTGAAGGAGGGTGCCGGGGGCATGCGCTGTTTCCAGTGCGCGAACTGGATCCGCGCGGCCATCGGCGAACGGCCGGCTCTGCCCACGCGGGCGTACGAGCACGTCGTCCGGTTTCGGAACCTCCTCCACGCCGCGGCGGGCAAGAAGCAAGATCTGCTCACGCGCCAGCGCCAAGCCGAGATCGCCGATACGCTTGGCCAGGACCTGTACGCGATGATGTCGGCGCTTGTGGATTCAGCCTCCTCGCTGCACCTGGAGTACCAGCGCGCCGTCGACTCGCTGGCGCACTCCCGGTTCTGGGTGAGCCCCGGCGTGCTCGCGGTCAGAGGCGAGGCGCGTGTCTCTGGGGATGCGACGATGAGCGAGGCCGCGGCCGGCGTCGCGATCGCCACCCAGTTGGGTCTCGAGGTGTCCGATCTTCCGACCCTCGCGAAGGACGAGGTGAACGGCGCGGAAGCCCGGTACGCGGTCTGCTCCGGGGAAGCGACGCTGCGCAACCTCGAACGGTGCGGCCTTCTCATGCGCATTTTGCCCGAGCTGGCGCGGTGCCGCGTGGTCATGCCGCGCGACGCGACCCACGCCTTCACAGTGTACGAGCACACGATCCGCGTGGTCCGCTCGCTGGCCTCCCTCGCGCCGGGTTCGTTTCTCGGGGACCTCATGGACGGGCTGCACGATCCCCAGCCCCTCCTTTTGGCGGCCCTGCTGCACGATGTCGGGAAGATCGACGAGAGTCGCCCCCACGCCGAAACCGGGGAGGCGATCGCGCGCGAGGTGTGCGCGCGATGGGAGGTGGCGGACGACGACACGGAGACCGTGGCGTGGCTGGTGGGCCAGCACCTGCTGATGTCGCTCTTCCTCCGCATGCGCGACATCCAGAACCCGCAGACCGCGCTCGAATTCGCCGCGCACGTCAAGGACCGCGAGCGGCTCGACATGCTGACCCTGCTCACGTGGGCGGACACCCGTTCGGTGGGCGAGGGCGTGTGGACCGCCGCGCAGGAGCACATGCTCGAGGAGCTGCACACGCGGGTCGTACAGGTGCTGGATGGCGACGCGCCTTCGGCTCCCGATCCCGCGATGTACCGCCGCAGGCTGTTGCGCGAGCTGAGGCACGAGGACATTCCCGAGAGCGAGGTCAAGGAGTTCGTCGAGAGCCTGCCCGCGCACTACTTGATCAGCACGCCCCCGGAGGTGGTCCGGCTCCACATCGGATTCGAACGCCGGGCGCGCTCGGGGGAATCGATCGTCTCGTTCCACCACGAACCCGAGTTGGGATCGACCGAACTGACCGTGTGCGCCCCGGACGCGGCCGGCCTGCTGAGCAAGGTGCTGGGCGTGCTCTACGCGTTCGATGTGAGCCTGCACGGCATCCGCGCCAGCACCACACGGACCGATAAGCCCGTGGCGGTGGACCAGTTCGCCACGAGCTTTGGCGAGCGGCCGATTCCTCCGGGCACGTGCCGGGAACTCGCCGTCTCGCTCAAGCGCGTCATCGAGGGGGAGGAGGACGTCTCGGAACTGCTGCGCAGGAGGGGCAAGGACCCCGAGCGCCTGCAGCGTTCGTTTACCTTCACCTACCTGCCGGGCACGCCGGGGATCATGGAGGTGCGTGCGCCGCGAGGCAAGGGAATGGCGTACCGTTTTTGCAATCTCATCACGAAAGCGGGCTGGAACATTGTCTCCGCCAGGGTGGGGCAATGGGCCGGACGGGGTGCCGCGGCCTTCTACATCCTGGGCCCGGAAGATCGCGAGCTTTCACGCGAAGAGGTCGAGGCCGTGGTGGGTCGGCAGGTATAG
- a CDS encoding TrkA family potassium uptake protein: MKVVIFGCGRTGSSLGLQLASRGHYVTIIEQNPSALRRLGKDHGCHIIIGSGLDEDILNKAGIEEADAFFAVTRGDNTNLMAAQIVKLDHNVPRVCVKVADPLRAEAYRNLGFFCITPSALTAGYMRDWFTEQPLEAISEYNVLPKELEI; this comes from the coding sequence ATGAAGGTCGTGATTTTCGGTTGTGGACGCACTGGCTCGTCCCTCGGACTCCAACTCGCGTCGCGTGGCCACTACGTGACGATCATCGAGCAAAACCCGTCGGCGCTGCGCCGGCTGGGCAAGGATCACGGTTGCCACATCATCATCGGCAGCGGGCTGGACGAGGACATCCTGAACAAGGCGGGGATCGAGGAAGCGGACGCGTTCTTCGCGGTGACCCGGGGGGACAACACCAACCTCATGGCCGCCCAAATCGTGAAGTTGGACCACAACGTTCCCCGAGTCTGCGTGAAGGTCGCCGATCCCTTGCGCGCGGAGGCGTACCGGAATCTGGGGTTCTTCTGCATCACTCCGAGCGCGCTTACGGCGGGCTACATGCGCGACTGGTTCACCGAACAGCCGCTGGAGGCGATCAGCGAGTACAACGTCCTCCCCAAGGAGTTGGAGATCTAG
- a CDS encoding TrkA family potassium uptake protein produces the protein MYSILVGGGNVGLALAKRLLGNNYEILLLEKDPVQAERLAALIGESNVAVGDGCEMLVQKEIGFGRADVVIAVTGEDEDNLVVCQMAKVVWNVDRVLARVNDPAHESIFTRIGIDDTVSATGIIYSLLEQQIMSDTVLPVGALGRGNIEVMEIKLSNRSPAVNKRVRELRLPLQTNIVWVIRGDQGISVDGDTELLAGDMVVALVPRDGAEELRDALVPQKP, from the coding sequence ATGTATTCGATTCTTGTGGGAGGCGGCAATGTCGGGCTGGCGCTGGCCAAGCGGCTCTTGGGCAACAACTACGAGATTTTGCTCTTGGAGAAGGATCCCGTGCAGGCGGAGCGGCTCGCGGCGCTCATCGGCGAATCCAACGTCGCCGTGGGTGACGGCTGCGAAATGCTCGTTCAGAAGGAGATCGGGTTTGGACGCGCCGACGTCGTGATCGCCGTGACGGGCGAGGATGAAGACAACCTCGTCGTGTGCCAGATGGCCAAGGTCGTGTGGAACGTGGACCGCGTGCTCGCGCGGGTCAACGATCCTGCGCACGAGTCGATCTTCACGCGGATCGGCATCGACGACACCGTGTCCGCGACGGGCATCATCTACTCGCTGCTCGAGCAGCAAATCATGTCCGACACCGTGTTGCCCGTGGGTGCGCTGGGCCGCGGCAACATCGAGGTCATGGAGATCAAGCTGAGCAACCGCTCGCCCGCCGTCAACAAGCGCGTCCGCGAACTGCGTCTGCCGCTGCAGACGAACATCGTGTGGGTCATCCGGGGCGACCAGGGGATCTCCGTGGACGGAGACACCGAGCTGCTTGCGGGCGACATGGTGGTCGCCTTGGTTCCGCGGGACGGAGCCGAAGAGCTGCGTGACGCGCTCGTTCCCCAGAAGCCCTAG
- a CDS encoding ATP-binding protein has product MKLSHRARLAAVATGTAALVLALLFAGVFWISRRSDDVRAERELRATLELLTQEGSPALEFSELRSAHPLVSAALFGPGGAAGDQIGNLALKPVVGSLVDGTTLSIGKPWNGGSLVVGLDLRASRASSRNLGWVLTLLWLPLSVLVGTATWIAAQAVFRPLLRMTAQASAIEGADLGARLSTDDEAEFGAFARQLNAMLDRIQETIEREERFAVDAAHELRTPLALMQTRIETTLLKARTPQEYSDSHVELLHEVQRMARTIESLLRTARRTVSDAGPIDLAGALADILGPWRSRLEARGVSLLVQLPPEGLIVVIEPDELRIVVDNLLDNAARFTGQGGSVRVEAAAEGDQATVVVEDDGPGIPAGFSNEVFGRFVRVDDSRNRAWGGAGIGLAVCRQLLEARGGSIRVEPSDQGARLRVALPLVRAET; this is encoded by the coding sequence TTGAAGCTTAGCCACCGCGCCCGCCTCGCGGCGGTCGCCACGGGAACGGCGGCTCTCGTCCTGGCCCTGCTGTTCGCCGGAGTCTTCTGGATCAGTCGGCGCTCAGACGACGTCCGTGCCGAACGGGAGCTGCGGGCGACCTTGGAGCTGCTGACCCAAGAGGGCAGTCCGGCACTCGAATTCTCCGAGCTTCGAAGCGCCCACCCGCTCGTGTCGGCGGCTCTCTTCGGCCCCGGAGGCGCGGCCGGCGATCAGATCGGCAACCTTGCCCTCAAACCCGTCGTTGGCTCCCTCGTTGACGGAACCACACTGTCGATCGGGAAGCCGTGGAACGGGGGCTCGCTGGTCGTTGGACTCGATCTCCGCGCTTCCCGCGCCTCTTCCCGCAACCTTGGCTGGGTCCTCACCCTCCTGTGGCTTCCCCTCTCGGTACTCGTGGGAACGGCCACCTGGATAGCGGCCCAAGCCGTGTTCCGTCCCCTGCTGCGGATGACCGCGCAGGCGTCGGCGATCGAGGGCGCGGACCTGGGCGCGCGGCTGAGCACGGACGACGAGGCGGAGTTCGGCGCCTTCGCAAGGCAGCTCAACGCCATGCTGGACCGGATCCAGGAGACGATTGAACGCGAAGAGAGGTTTGCCGTCGATGCCGCCCACGAGCTTCGCACGCCCCTGGCGCTGATGCAAACACGCATCGAGACGACGCTCTTGAAAGCCAGGACGCCACAGGAGTACAGCGACTCCCATGTAGAACTGCTGCACGAGGTCCAGCGCATGGCGCGCACGATCGAGTCCCTCCTTCGAACGGCCCGGCGGACGGTTTCCGATGCGGGCCCGATCGACCTTGCCGGAGCGCTGGCCGACATTCTCGGCCCTTGGCGTTCCCGGCTGGAAGCTCGGGGGGTGTCCCTCTTGGTCCAGTTGCCACCTGAGGGGCTCATCGTGGTGATCGAGCCCGACGAACTGCGGATCGTGGTCGACAACCTGCTGGACAACGCAGCTCGCTTCACCGGTCAAGGCGGAAGCGTGCGGGTGGAGGCGGCCGCCGAGGGAGACCAAGCCACGGTGGTGGTGGAGGACGACGGTCCGGGCATCCCCGCCGGATTTTCCAACGAGGTGTTCGGGCGCTTCGTGCGCGTCGACGACAGTCGCAACCGCGCGTGGGGAGGAGCCGGGATCGGGTTGGCGGTCTGCCGACAGCTTCTCGAGGCGAGGGGTGGCTCGATTCGCGTCGAGCCGAGCGATCAGGGCGCACGCCTCCGCGTTGCACTGCCTCTCGTCCGTGCAGAAACCTAG
- a CDS encoding response regulator transcription factor produces the protein MKRILIVEDEAQMARLLEQALEESGYEVLTAANGALALPLAADCDAIVADVMMPVMNGFELVRRIRRGGLDVPVLFLSARGEFPDRVKGLDLGADDYLAKPFHLDELLARVRALLRREAAHKDLLQSADLLLDVRNRIARRGERELNLSDTEFRLLEQLMKHSGRPVSKRALLREVWKDPDAPNTNIVEVYVRYLRMKTEAAGEPRLIQTIRHRGYALVPVEA, from the coding sequence TTGAAACGCATCCTGATCGTCGAAGACGAAGCCCAAATGGCCCGACTGCTCGAGCAAGCGCTTGAGGAGTCGGGCTACGAGGTGCTCACAGCGGCCAACGGGGCGCTCGCGCTACCGTTGGCCGCCGACTGCGATGCCATCGTGGCCGATGTGATGATGCCGGTGATGAACGGATTCGAACTCGTCCGTCGCATTCGACGAGGTGGACTCGACGTTCCGGTCCTCTTCTTGTCCGCGCGCGGTGAGTTTCCAGACCGTGTCAAAGGCCTCGACCTCGGCGCGGACGACTACCTAGCCAAGCCGTTCCACCTGGACGAGCTGCTCGCCCGCGTGCGGGCGCTGTTGAGGCGCGAAGCAGCACACAAGGACCTCCTTCAAAGCGCCGATCTGCTCCTGGACGTGCGCAACCGGATTGCACGCCGAGGCGAACGCGAACTCAACCTCTCGGACACCGAGTTTCGTCTCCTGGAGCAGCTCATGAAGCACTCCGGAAGACCTGTCTCGAAACGCGCCCTCCTTCGCGAGGTCTGGAAGGACCCGGACGCGCCAAACACCAACATCGTCGAAGTCTATGTGCGGTACCTGCGCATGAAGACCGAGGCCGCTGGCGAGCCGCGTTTGATTCAAACGATCCGACACAGGGGCTACGCGCTGGTGCCAGTTGAAGCTTAG
- a CDS encoding PepSY domain-containing protein, whose product MNKRTQSILLAAVGVLAVSGLGTSLVWAQQGTTAHNAKTKVQQKQQQKEEEEEEGPEQAEAPNTGLTARVTISQAAAAATKKVAGYVNEAKLEKTKSGALIWDMDVVTANHKVMGVDVDAKTGKVVTTSEEGGGGE is encoded by the coding sequence ATGAACAAGAGAACACAATCGATCCTACTCGCTGCCGTCGGCGTGCTGGCCGTCTCGGGCCTCGGAACCAGCCTGGTTTGGGCGCAGCAGGGGACCACTGCCCACAACGCCAAAACCAAGGTGCAGCAAAAGCAGCAGCAAAAGGAGGAGGAAGAGGAAGAGGGTCCCGAGCAGGCCGAGGCGCCCAACACGGGCCTCACGGCGCGGGTGACCATCTCCCAGGCCGCCGCCGCGGCAACCAAGAAGGTCGCGGGGTACGTCAACGAAGCCAAGCTCGAGAAGACCAAGAGCGGCGCCCTGATCTGGGATATGGACGTGGTCACGGCCAACCACAAGGTGATGGGAGTCGACGTCGACGCCAAGACCGGTAAGGTGGTGACAACCTCGGAGGAGGGTGGCGGAGGCGAGTAA
- a CDS encoding TolC family protein: MVAAVWAGTGLAQDAPLWTPQMAVRLAMEHRALVRAAGHRLSEARRLRVSAGAYPATRIEAGDGTRPDVGGGEDLAVFQPIDAFGKVGASRAAAEAAFVEARADYRQQLLDVQHEALVAYANLASAQGLASAAREQLEVARALAAATRRRIEAGSLPESQEARAALELLRAQQVVTDRDAALLAARARFAAATGIEEKEVPTARTAGLVALPEPSGEPLAERPDLAVLAARLQGAQAEARAAGLELAPDFEIQARRNPWSTDETYGVRLQLTMPLWDHGASRARRQAARSGEAASLAELEDRRAGALGELRAAELEVAAAHASVASYEQIVATAREMLAREQRGYELGVGTLVDVLDARRALGEVLESLVDARYREDLAIEGLLDARGHLVEEPKA; the protein is encoded by the coding sequence TTGGTTGCCGCGGTTTGGGCGGGCACGGGTCTGGCGCAGGACGCACCGCTCTGGACGCCACAGATGGCGGTCCGTCTGGCGATGGAGCACCGGGCGCTGGTCCGAGCGGCGGGCCACCGCCTCAGTGAAGCACGCCGTCTTCGGGTGTCGGCCGGGGCGTACCCGGCGACGCGCATCGAGGCGGGCGACGGCACTCGGCCGGACGTCGGAGGCGGGGAAGATCTGGCGGTGTTCCAGCCGATCGACGCCTTTGGCAAAGTCGGAGCGTCGCGTGCGGCTGCGGAGGCCGCTTTCGTCGAGGCGCGCGCGGACTACCGGCAGCAGCTTCTCGACGTCCAGCACGAGGCTCTGGTCGCATATGCGAACCTGGCATCGGCCCAGGGGCTCGCCTCGGCGGCCAGGGAGCAACTGGAGGTCGCCCGAGCCCTCGCCGCCGCCACACGGCGACGCATCGAGGCCGGTTCGCTGCCGGAGTCGCAGGAGGCCCGAGCCGCGCTCGAGCTCCTTCGCGCGCAGCAGGTCGTGACGGATCGCGATGCGGCCCTCCTTGCCGCAAGAGCGAGGTTTGCGGCGGCGACCGGGATCGAGGAGAAGGAGGTTCCGACCGCACGGACCGCAGGCCTCGTCGCCCTGCCCGAGCCCTCGGGGGAACCTCTCGCCGAGCGCCCGGACCTGGCCGTGTTGGCCGCACGGCTGCAGGGCGCCCAAGCGGAAGCCCGTGCCGCAGGCCTCGAGTTGGCGCCCGACTTCGAGATCCAGGCGCGTCGAAACCCCTGGTCCACCGATGAGACCTACGGAGTTCGTCTCCAGCTCACGATGCCTCTGTGGGACCACGGAGCGTCTCGGGCGCGGCGGCAGGCCGCGCGTTCCGGTGAGGCGGCCTCGCTGGCGGAGCTTGAAGACCGTCGCGCAGGTGCGCTCGGGGAGCTCCGTGCGGCCGAGCTGGAGGTGGCCGCCGCGCACGCGTCCGTGGCCTCCTACGAACAGATCGTGGCGACGGCGAGGGAGATGCTCGCAAGAGAGCAGCGCGGCTACGAACTGGGCGTTGGAACGCTCGTGGACGTTCTCGATGCGCGGCGCGCCCTTGGCGAAGTGCTCGAGTCGCTCGTGGATGCCCGGTACCGGGAAGATCTTGCGATCGAGGGGCTCCTCGACGCACGGGGGCATTTGGTGGAGGAACCGAAGGCATGA
- a CDS encoding efflux RND transporter periplasmic adaptor subunit, producing MKLGWMVGGLALLGSFGCGKPPEEAATEAPPVEVAFATAEQGVVRETVSLDGRFAPTEGSVAMLAPTVAGRLVKVLVREGDSVRAGQLLAQVDTNVQAQEARSAEGAASAAKEQATSSALTLEASRVQQQAALDTARLALAAAVAERDADVRQAALELEKLRSGARPQEIAQAEQAVLQAKVQRDRAKAEADRDQQLIGEGYVSKQQAEASQAAYLTAESAYKQAQQQLDLLRAGARREDIQAAEARLEAARTVGSKRVEQAQAAVREAEAGALSAKALAREAAAARFGATEKQAGASAARATQQLGEVRAPFAGRVSRRFLASGDQAEPGTPVFEIAAPGARTDFVASATPEEAARLSIGMRVLFPGKPGLAGTVASVGQPDAESGMIPVRVRCGAAGESAGAFASARIVVAVHSDVVRVPRESVLTQESAPVVFRVENGVAHRLEVEVGPEDDGWVEIKKGLVAGDVLVLIGQHELADGAKVVAQPPAEGTGS from the coding sequence ATGAAGTTGGGGTGGATGGTCGGTGGATTGGCGCTGCTGGGCAGCTTTGGGTGTGGGAAACCCCCAGAGGAGGCCGCCACGGAGGCGCCCCCCGTGGAAGTGGCCTTTGCGACCGCCGAGCAGGGGGTCGTGCGGGAGACCGTGTCGCTTGACGGCAGGTTTGCGCCCACCGAGGGGTCCGTGGCCATGTTGGCCCCGACCGTTGCGGGCCGATTGGTGAAGGTGCTCGTACGCGAAGGCGATTCCGTTCGGGCGGGGCAACTGCTGGCGCAGGTGGATACGAACGTCCAAGCGCAGGAGGCGCGCAGCGCCGAAGGAGCCGCCTCGGCCGCCAAGGAGCAGGCCACCTCTTCCGCATTGACGCTCGAGGCGTCTCGAGTCCAGCAGCAAGCTGCGCTGGACACGGCCCGACTCGCGCTCGCCGCCGCGGTCGCCGAACGCGACGCCGATGTGAGGCAGGCGGCGCTCGAGTTGGAGAAGCTGCGCTCCGGCGCCCGGCCGCAGGAGATCGCGCAAGCCGAACAGGCGGTGCTTCAAGCCAAGGTCCAGCGCGATCGGGCCAAGGCCGAGGCCGATCGGGACCAGCAACTGATCGGGGAAGGTTATGTGTCGAAGCAGCAGGCCGAGGCGTCCCAGGCCGCTTACCTGACCGCCGAATCCGCGTACAAGCAAGCGCAGCAGCAGCTTGATCTGCTTCGCGCAGGGGCGAGGAGGGAGGATATCCAGGCGGCGGAAGCCCGGTTGGAGGCGGCCCGGACGGTGGGCTCCAAACGTGTGGAGCAGGCGCAGGCGGCCGTCCGCGAAGCCGAGGCGGGCGCGCTGTCCGCGAAGGCTCTGGCCCGAGAGGCCGCGGCCGCGCGCTTCGGCGCGACGGAGAAGCAGGCCGGAGCCTCGGCGGCACGGGCCACCCAGCAGCTCGGGGAGGTTCGCGCTCCGTTTGCGGGCCGGGTGAGCCGCCGGTTCCTCGCTTCGGGCGACCAGGCCGAACCCGGCACGCCCGTCTTCGAGATCGCGGCGCCGGGCGCCCGAACGGACTTCGTCGCCTCGGCGACACCGGAAGAGGCGGCCCGCCTCTCGATCGGCATGCGCGTCCTCTTTCCAGGCAAGCCGGGCCTAGCTGGCACGGTGGCCTCGGTGGGGCAGCCTGATGCCGAGTCCGGGATGATCCCCGTGCGGGTGCGGTGCGGCGCAGCCGGAGAGTCGGCGGGCGCGTTTGCCTCGGCGCGTATCGTGGTGGCCGTTCACTCCGATGTCGTGCGCGTGCCGCGCGAGTCGGTGCTGACCCAGGAGTCTGCTCCCGTGGTCTTCCGTGTCGAGAACGGAGTCGCCCACCGCCTGGAGGTCGAGGTCGGCCCCGAGGATGACGGTTGGGTGGAGATCAAGAAGGGGCTGGTCGCAGGGGACGTCTTGGTCCTGATCGGCCAACACGAACTGGCCGACGGGGCGAAGGTGGTGGCCCAGCCGCCGGCCGAGGGCACAGGCTCGTGA